From a single Anomaloglossus baeobatrachus isolate aAnoBae1 chromosome 8, aAnoBae1.hap1, whole genome shotgun sequence genomic region:
- the SYNGR1 gene encoding synaptogyrin-1 isoform X2 encodes MGLDWNMTKGNKEVFAIVVFGCIINEGYINKASEEEEHCIFNQNRSACTYGVTVGLLAFLTCLVYLAVDVHFPQISSVKDRKKTVISDVAVSGVWSFFWFVGFCFLANQWQVSNPNDNPMNEGADAARAAIAFSFFSIFTWAGQAVLAYQRYRLGSDSALFSQDYMDPSQDQGPPYPPYASNDDLDPSAGYQQPPTDGYDAGTQGYQAQDY; translated from the exons GTGTTCGCCATTGTGGTCTTTGGGTGCATAATTAATGAGGGATACATTAATAAGGCAAGTGAGGAGGAGGAACACTGCATCTTCAACCAAAACCGAAGTGCCTGCACCTATGGTGTGACAGTAGGGTTGCTGGCCTTTCTCACCTGCCTTGTGTACCTGGCCGTAGATGTCCACTTTCCACAGATCAGCAGTGTCAAAGACCGCAAAAAGACTGTAATATCTGACGTTGCCGTGTCTG GTGTTTGGTCGTTTTTTTGGTTCGTTGGGTTCTGCTTTTTGGCCAACCAATGGCAAGTGTCTAACCCGAATGACAATCCGATGAATGAAGGCGCAGACGCCGCCCGTGCCGCCATAGCATTCTCATTCTTCTCCATCTTTACTTGG GCGGGACAAGCTGTGCTGGCCTACCAACGCTATCGCCTGGGCTCTGACTCCGCATTGTTCTCTCAGGACTACATGGACCCAAGCCAAGATCAGGGGCCTCCTTACCCCCCCTATGCCAGCAATGATGACTTAGACCCTTCTGCTGGCTACCAGCAGCCTCCCACAGATGGCTATGATGCAGGCACACAGGGCTACCAGGCCCAGGATTATTAA